From Andrena cerasifolii isolate SP2316 chromosome 12, iyAndCera1_principal, whole genome shotgun sequence, a single genomic window includes:
- the LOC143375375 gene encoding uncharacterized protein LOC143375375, with amino-acid sequence MSKFENGIKVGRAWRASEFKVPPMPDIGLITENVLVPITKMIFTKKTNTTRRNFTERKTELVKPRKSNEDAMMQPLLRQPPRPVENRYMSKLSYSKERKKLGAREKRKISTRPFRLIDKSLTFPVSGHLEKFLQSTRDKKMGEELPFPSPIPNYLEISPTKPESPSVKKAAVNKKTAQQVSCALLNVSKEGDNYENESEDITSVRSLSDSQKNDWFSTDTVTMIYDKDIGFTATNVPNMLTVTKTTTAAQSLAKANSYFGEEGPSNQYCDSILTKIDVTVTETISNTINVVEELKVPARWSESNASNQIEFHAFDISASSTNKFLQTNERVQEAIEDKRSEVRATRGLRYSWEDADHSIPLSLNTNRSRCYDETQPITNEYPCRIKYSWQVVGTSCQTSLTLLESLAKENNPNEESIHDCSIKYSWQIIGTATQTSKRDFTASECRSVISFLSPKTNTGSPSVRNPNSPSPVTISRNGKKFYVLNNQYTQTFAHKESQTNCIEIHVKSRQES; translated from the exons ATGTCGAAGTTTGAGAACGGGATCAAAGTTGGTCGCGCGTGGCGAGCCTCGGAATTCAAAGTGCCACCGATGCCGGATATCGGGTTAATTACCGAAAATGTTTTGGTACCGATCACAAAGATGATTTTCACGAAGAAGACGAATACAACGCGTCGCAATTTTACTGAAAGGAAAACCGAACTGGTTAAACCACGAAAATCCAATGAGGATGCAATGATGCAGCCGTTGTTGAGACAGCCACCTCGCCCCGTGGAGAACAGATACATGAGCAAGCTATCGTATTCTAAGGAG AGGAAAAAACTGGGTGCTCGTGAGAAAAGGAAGATTTCTACGAGACCCTTTCGCCTAATAGATAAAAGCTTGACTTTTCCTGTTTCTGGCCACTTAGAGAAATTCTTGCAATCGACACGAGATAAAAAAATGGGAGAAGAGTTACCATTCCCTTCTCCGATCCCTAATTATCTTGAAATTTCACCCACCAAGCCCGAGTCCCCTTCGGTAAAGAAAGCTGCGGTCAATAAAAAAACAGCGCAGCAAGTTAGCTGTGCGTTATTAAATGTTTCAAAGGAAGGCGACAATTACGAGAACGAGTCGGAGGACATTACATCGGTTCGTTCGTTGAGCGATTCACAGAAAAACGACTGGTTCTCGACCGATACCGTAACGATGATTTATGACAAGGATATAGGTTTTACAGCAACAAATGTCCCAAATATGTTAACCGTGACAAAGACGACGACGGCCGCACAATCGCTGGCTAAAGCTAATTCGTATTTCGGTGAAGAAGGTCCGAGTAACCAATACTGCGACTCTATACTGACTAAAATCGATGTAACCGTGACAGAGACAATATCGAATACTATTAACGTCGTAGAAGAATTAAAGGTTCCCGCCAGGTGGAGTGAATCAAATGCCTCTAATCAAATTGAGTTTCACGCTTTCGATATTTCGGCATCGAGCACGAACAAATTTCTCCAGACAAATGAAAGAGTGCAAGAAGCGATAGAGGATAAACGTAGCGAGGTCCGGGCAACGCGCGGCCTCCGATATTCCTGGGAAGATGCCGATCATTCGATTCCGTTGTCTCTGAACACGAATCGATCGCGATGCTACGATGAAACGCAACCGATAACAAACGAGTATCCTTGTAGGATAAAATACTCATGGCAGGTAGTTGGCACAAGCTGCCAAACATCGCTAACACTTCTTGAGAGTCTAGCAAAGGAGAATAATCCTAACGAGGAATCAATCCATGATTGTAGCATCAAATATTCTTGGCAAATCATTGGGACCGCAACACAGACATCTAAAAGAGATTTCACTGCTTCAGAGTGCCGGTCAGTGATTTCATTTTTATCTCCAAAGACGAATACGGGGAGTCCAAGCGTTAGAAACCCGAATAGTCCGTCACCCGTTACGATCTCGCGGAACGGTAAAAAGTTCTATGTACTGAACAACCAGTATACACAAACATTCGCTCATAAAGAAAGTCAAACCAATTGTATTGAAATTCACGTGAAATCTCGTCAAGAGAGCTAG